The genomic DNA GGCCACAGCCAGCGCATGGCCCTGCCATAGCCGTTGCTCGGCTTCCGCCAGGCAGTTCAGCGCCGCCAGGGCGCGCGCGGCATCGATGTGGGCGTCGGCCTCTTGCCACTGGCTGCCGATCCGGGCGGCTAAGACCCGCAGTTCTTCAGCATAGGCCAGGGCTTTTTCGGCGGCGCCGGCGTTCAGGTGTGCTTCGGCCAGATTGAGGGCGGCGCGGGCCTGGTGGGCGATGGCGCCATCTGCCCTGGCCCGATGGTAGTTCTCCCCGCTGAGGGCGATGCTTTCATCGAGCCGATGTTGCCGAAAATAGAGCGCACTGAGGGCTTCGCGCAGGGCAAAATGACGGTCGGAGGCAGCAATCGGGTTCATCTTGCCGAACAGAGACCGCAACACCTCTTCCCATTCCTGCCAGTTTCCCCGCCAGGTCATGTGCTCGCTCATGGCTATCGCCAGGTCGATGGCCAGATCGAGCAGGCCATCCTCTTCGGCGCACCACTTCACCACCCTCAGGCCGTGACGCCGGGCGTCGTCCAACCGCTCCATGTCGCGTGAGGGCGCGGCCCAAATGTCCAGCCAGTAGCGAGCGGATCGCTCTTTTCCGGCGACGAAGGCGGGGGCGGCCTCGGCAGGGTGCATGGTCGGGTTCAATCCGCCTGCGGCTGATCGGGCGGTTTTGCCTGGACGAGATCGGAGAGGATGAAGTTTTCGGTCAGGCGGTGGATGCTGTACAGCAGTTGGCCCCGCACCCAGCCGACGTTGAGGAGCGAGAAATCGACCAGCTCCTGGAGGGCCTGGCGGAATTGGCCATCGAGGGCGACGCCGCTGACGGCGGCCAGGTCCTCCCAACGGACGCCGCGGGCATCTAGCAGGGGCATGTGCAACAGCAGGTGCTGGGCAGGGGCGGAGAGGCGATCCCAGGAGTAATGGAAAAGGAAGCGGTAGAAGTCGTGGGCGGCGGGGCGGACGGCGGCGAGATCGTCCAGAATCCGGGCCAGGGGCAGGGCCTGGGCCTGACCGGCCACCAGTTTGATGGCCAGGGGGTTGCCATCTGTGACCTGCACGAGGCGGAGCAAGTCGGCTTCGGGGGCGGCGAGCAGGGCGGGGATGTTGCGCTCCTGGCTGTGGTAGCGCAGGAA from Caldilineales bacterium includes the following:
- a CDS encoding tetratricopeptide repeat protein, which codes for MHPAEAAPAFVAGKERSARYWLDIWAAPSRDMERLDDARRHGLRVVKWCAEEDGLLDLAIDLAIAMSEHMTWRGNWQEWEEVLRSLFGKMNPIAASDRHFALREALSALYFRQHRLDESIALSGENYHRARADGAIAHQARAALNLAEAHLNAGAAEKALAYAEELRVLAARIGSQWQEADAHIDAARALAALNCLAEAEQRLWQGHALAVAAGLPVYQAKAHIFLGHVACHRQQWQEALARFETALALVVSYGDEVGRATVQSNIGRALTELGRWQEAIAILEDAVRTFRYHGNAPAERIALQRLQDLETRRSKT